The nucleotide sequence CGAAGACGTCGACGGCGTCGGCTTCGCCGTTCCGGCCAACGAAGTTCTGACCCTGCTGCGCAGCAAAGGCATCACGCCGGCCAGCGCGTCGGGCGGGGAAAAGCTCGACGGCCCAAACCTGGCGCGCCGTGTCACGCCCGCCGTGGCCATGCTCAAGGTCACCATCGGCCCCGGAGGCTACGGGCTGGCCAACCGCCTGCTGCTCGATTTTTCGGGCCACGTTTCCACGAGCCAGATGCGCACGGTTGGCCGGATGCGCGTGCCGGGCGCCCCTCGCCTCGAGAGCGAACGCGGCAAGCTCCTGCTGAGCGAGCGGGGCGAGCTGCTTGAAGCCACCGGCAACGTGCAAGTGCCCTACTTGTTCGGCCCGCTGGGCGCCCTGATTTTCGAACCTCTCGGTTCGGCCGACGAACGCACCTGGCAAACCCAACGGGTCACCGCGCTGACACAGATCATCGGCGAAGAATCGAATAGTCCCCTGCCGATGCGGTTCCGGCATCGGGGGCGCAGCCCCTTCGCTCAAAGCCAGACCAAGGTCGTCGTCACGCCGGCGATGGAGACGAGCAGCTACGAGCTGGCGGGCACGAACGGCGACCTGGTATCGATCAGAAAGCGCTATACGTTTCAGACGCTGCAACCCGCCGGCACGCCACCGGTGGCCCAGGTGACCGGCGAAGGGACCATCACCTTCAACCGCGCCAAGGGGTTCGCCGAGAAGCTGGAGTATAAGGCGACGCTGGTGCGGAGCGTGAGCAAGGTGAGCGTGACGGTTCCCTTGACACTCCAATGGCACCGGCTCGACCAACAGACGCTCGACAAGAACCGCGCAGAGGCGAAAGCCAACATGGAGGCTGCCAAGAAGGCCGCGGCCGAGCAAAAGGCGCGCGACGCCGCTCCGCCCACGCCGCAACGCGTGGACGAGGTGCTCGAAGACCTGAGCATCGCCAAAGAATGGCACGAGCGAATGAAGCCGCTCGACGCGCTCGCTCGCATGCAGCCCCTCGACCAGCGCCGCGCGCAGGTGACGAAGGCGGTCGAACCGCTGATGCGCGACGGCAACTTCGCCGTCCGCGACAAAGCGATTCAAATCATGGGCCGCTGGGGAACGAATGAAACCGTGCCGGTCTTGTTGAAAATGCTGGAGCAGCTCGATTCGGGCATTCGTCATAAGACGATCGAGGCCCTGGGCGCGATTGCCGACCCAACCGCCGCCAAGGAGGTCGCCGCCTTGGTGCCTGAACAGTCCGACCGTCAGGCCGCCGTGACCGCGCTGAAGAAGATGGGCAAGGTGGCTGAACCGGCGGTGATTGGGCTGTTGAAACACCACGACAGCCAGGTGCGGTATCAGGGCTGCCAGATTCTGGAAGCGATCGGCGGGCCGAAATCGGTCCCGGCGATCAGGCGTTTGCTGCAGGACGAAAAGGACGGGCTGGTGCGCCTCGCCGCCCGCGGCGCCCTCGACCGGCTGGCAAAGAAGTAGGCACCGAGCAACAGCACGTCAACCCACCCTACAAGCCCAACAGCCGCTTGGCCTCGTCGAGAAGAAACTTGGCGTTGGTGAACGGCTCGTAGCTGATGTCTTGCCAACGCACCAGCCCCGCGTTGTCGATCAAAACCGTGGCGTGCAAGGGGAGGTTTTCAAAATCGTCGAAGGCCCGATAACTTTTGAAAACGCCCAGACCCGCGTCGGACAACAGCTTGATCGGCAAGGGCGGCGCCCCGGTCGATGCGCGCGCCTCAAGGGAGCCTCGCAATTTGCCCACGTCGTCGGTGCTGATCGCCACCAGTTCTACGCCCAAGCGGGCAAACTCCGCTTGCATCGGACCGAAGGCGTTCAATTGCTCCACACAATGCAGGCAGCCGAAGCCGAGATAAAAAATCACCACCACCGGCCGGCCGCGATACTGGGACAACGAAACGGCGTCGCCGTGATCGTCGGGCAAAGTCCACTCCGAAGCCGGCGAGGGATGCCAGCGGAAGGGGCCGAGCGAAGCCAGGTCGGGCCGCTCGCCAATGTCGCCGGCGGGCTGATAAGGCAACCGCCACTCGCTCGGCAGCCCGAGCTTGGGCGCCAGCTCGTCGAGCCGCTTGAAGATCGGAACGTCACGGTCGATGAAGGCCGACATGCCTTGCAGCTTGCGGAACTCCTCCGTCGCCTCGGCCGGCTTGCCGCATTCGAACAGCACCTCCACGCAGTTGGCCAGCGGAAGCACGCGGTTCTTCCCTTGGCTGACGGCCTCACGGGCGAGCTGCTCGGCCTTCGCCTTGTTGCCCGTCTGCAACTCGATGCGCGACAAAAACTCCTTGCCCAGGTCTTTGACCTTCTCGAAGTGCGAAAGCGCCGCGGAGGCGTCGTTGCCGGCCAGCGCCCAGCGTCCGTGCAGCTCGTCCAGCGCGGCGGCGATCGTTTCCAAGCGGCCCTTGAAACGGTCGGCCGCGTCGGCGCGGGCCTTGGCAACCTGGTCGTCGGGCTTCTTGTCGGCCTTGGCCTTCGCTTCGGCGTCGACGGCCGCTTTCTCTTGCTCGGCATTGATCTTCGTCTGCAGGCCCTGCAAGGCGACGATGTGCGTCTTGCCGTCGGTGAGATTGCTCTTGGCGATCAGCGCGGCGCCCAACGCGCGGTGGCGGCGGACCTGGTCGTCTTCGACATCCGAAGGCTCCAGGCAGGGCGTTTGCGCCAGCCGCAGCAGGTCGTCCCACAGCTCGAATTGCGGCAGGATGGCCAGCAGGCGCCGGCGGCCCATCATGTTGCTGCCCGGTCCGCCCGGCCGGTTGTATTTCGGATGACGCGGCAACTCGGCCAGGTTGGCGGCCAGATCGACGGCGTCGCGCACGCGGCCGATGAAGGTCAGGTTATCGACCAGCCAGTCGTTGTTATGAGCATAGTTGTGAATCTGGTCGGGCATCACGCCGTCGTGGATCATGTGGGCATGATCGACGCGGGCCGAAGCCTCTTGCTGCCAGACCGCGTCGACGTAGCGTTGCAGCTTGGAAAAAGTGTGCCCCGGCATGTGCCACATGTGGGCGATGGCCGGCCCCGACTGGCCGCAACGGGCAGCCGACGGAACCGCCCGTGCCGGCTTTTCGTTGTCCCAGAGATGAATCACATAGTGATGGGCCGGATGCATGGGATTGGCCGCGTGGACTTCGCGCAGCAGCGACGCCACCGCTTCGTGGCTGGCGATCGGGATGCCGTGGCTGCTGTTCTCCCAAATCAGCACGGCCAAGAAGGCCCGCGCCTCGATCTCTTCGGGATGGTCGTGAACCATCATCTCCAGGTCGCGAACAAGTTGACGGCGGCGCTGCTGATCGTCTTGCGGCTTGTTGTCCGGTCCGGGAGCGAGATAGCGGTCCAAGGCGTCAATCCAGGCCAATTCATGCGGGCCGGCGCCGCCCTTGCGTTTGACGGCCTCGGCGATGAAACCGCGGCCGCGTTTGGCATTGTCTCGATTGGCCATCGCCATGCCCCAATAGGCCATGGCGCAATCAGGGTCGAGTGCGGCGGCCTGACGGAACGACCGCTCGGCCTCGAAATACCAGAACCCGTGGAGCTGCCCCAGCCCCTGATTGAAGAACTGCTGCGTTTCGGGCGATTTGGTGGTGATCTTCATGGAGACGTTGCCCGTGCCGCCCATCAGGTAAGCCCGCTGCCGCGGCCCTTCGTTGAACACTTCGCCGTGCAACGAGTGTCCGGCCTGGGTGCCGGCGTCATCGGGCTTTTTGGCTTCTTCGGCGGCGAGCGGCGCCAGGCAAAAAAGGAATGCGGCCGCGAGCAGCGGCAGAACGCGGATAGAACGGTACATGATGCTGTCTCAAAAAGGGGCCGATGGCGGGGAACCGACGACGCCTTCGTCGGGATTGGCAGGTACATTTTAGAGTAACGTCGCGGGCAGGCACGTACCAGAGGCGCTCGTAGCGGGGATGTCCGGGCTTACCGGTCACGTTTGGTCGTTCGATGAGATGTTCGCGGCGGTCTCGAGCTAGCCTGGCGGCGGGGATCGGCCGAATTCAAGGAGGGACCACACAACCCTAATCCCACAAAAGACTTAGGCCCTTGACGTGTCGCGAGTCGCCAGCTATTTTGTGGCGCAGCCGGTCAACAGCCGAAATACGGTTAGATCAGGCTTGGGATGGTTTCTCGGCGCCAACGAATAGCCTAGAATCAAGTTGTGGAGCACCCGATGGGGCCATTTTTTCTGCCTACTAGCACTGGCTAGCATCATCCAAGCGGACAGCGGACGGCCAATTAAATGGTGCAAGCGCGGAATTTCTTGATCCGAGGGGTTCAGATCGTAGCCTTTACCGTTAGCGGAGGCTTCGAGGCGTCGCGGGTGCTCACCAACGTTTTGAGCAGATACGGGGCGCTCCTCTCTGGCCGCGTAGACGTACTGCCGCTTCCAGAGGAAGTTCCGCCTGAGATCCCTCGGGTTGAGCTAGGAAGCAAGGATAACCGCTGGGCATTGTCCTCGGCGCCGGCCAGAACCAGCGTTGCATGGGTTGAGCGCGATTCGAATGGGATCAGTCCAGATCCGTTGGGGAAGATAGTTCAGCAGTGCTCGGAGATTCTGAGTTGCTGCTTCGCGGACGACGTGCCGACCCGAGTGAATCGACTCGGGTTCCTTCTCACGAGCGTGCTTGAAACCGAAGACGCCCCCCGATTATTGATTGAGCAATTCTGCCTACCGCAGCGTCATGCGGCGGAAAGCGCTGCTTCGCCTCTTCGTCACTCGCAGACGTTTCAGTTGCACAACTTTAAGGCTTACATGAGCCAACTCGACACGGTGCCAATAAACAGTTGGGTGCGATGCAAGTCCGCCTCATTGGTGCCGGATGGAGCATCAGCGATTGTCGTCGAGCAAGACTTGAACACCAGTGCCAGCGATCCCGAGCGGCGGTTTGAAGCCGCCGAAATGCGAACGTATTTTGAAAGCGCTGCCCCAGAGGCTCAACAGATTCTGCGACTGTATTTCCCAGATTAGGATGAAACTGCGATGGCGACCGTGACTGAAAAGAGCGCTTCCGAAAAGCGGACCACATTGCCGGTTGATCGTGCGCGGCGAATGCTGTACGAGACGCTATTTACTCCGCGACCAAGCACGCCATTTGACGATGAACGAGCGACGGGCGTCCAACTCGGGATTGCCCCCATCTACCTGAAAATGAAGGAGTTGGGGGCTATCCTGCTCCAAATCGTTGAATTGGCCAACGGTGAGCAACATGACGAAGACGGAGTGTTGGCGCCAACCAAGCATGCAATGGATCGTACGACGCGCCTATTGATTCATGCTTCGATGATTGTCTGGCATTTCGGCCCAGGCAGCGGCGAAATGTTCGTTTTCCCTCGCGGTTTTATCGCGACGGACTCCGAAGGCGGCCTTCGTATTGAATGGACAAAGCCGGGCGCTTCTCTGCGACTTGTGATTGCCGCTGCCGAGTCAGGGAAATCCTATCTCTATCACGAGTTCGCAGAAAAATATGGATCTGAGCGGCAGGTCACCGCTGAATTGCTTGGACGTTGGTTGGCTCGATTCTTGTCTACGCGGTAGGTGGCTTGCGTTCAAATGTCGGATTTGCCCCCGATTGAGTGCGGTGAGATCGTTTACCGCGCTCTTTCACGCGCTGCGGGTCGGAACCCAGACACCGGTGAGCCGATCTCAGTCGCATTCATCCGACGAGCTGCGCCGCGCGACGCGAGCGGCCTGTCAATAAACTATAATTGCGATTCCGAGCATTGCAGGAATAGTCTCAAGAAGTGCTACGGTGTTGTCAGCCTACATGTCGGTAGAGTTCGGTCGCTAGACCTGGACGTGATACCTGACGAGCCACAACACGGCAACATCACGGGATTGCCTCGCAAAGAGGAAGATGAGGTCCAGGCGGAACGGCTTGCATCGGCGCTGGTACGGCAAGCTAGGCTGATTCCACCGCCCAAAGCTTCCGCAACACGGCGTGCGTGATATCTATGAACCGACTGACGTCCCTATTTACGGCTGCGTTGATCGCGGCCTGCTTTTTTTCCGCTGCGGCCACCCTGGGCGATGAGCCATTGCCGCGCACGCCGCCCTTGGAGCCTGCGGCGGCGCTCAAGAGCTTCGAGACGCGGCCCGGCTTCGAGATGCAGCTTATCGCGGCCGAACCGTTGGTTACCGACCCGGTGGCCATGGTCTACGACGAAAACGGCCTGGCCTACGTGGCAGAAATGTCGGACTATCCGTATACCGACAAAACCACCGACAAGCCGTTCGTCGAACGCACGATGGACCGGCCCATCGGCCGCGTGCGCATTCTGGAAGACACCGACGCCGACGGCGACTTCGACCGCGGCACGATCTTCGCCGGAGCGTTTTCCTGGCCGACCGGCCTCGCCCTGTGGAAGGGCGGCGTGTTCGTGGCGGCGACGCCCGACATCTGGTATCTCAAAGACACCGACGGCGACCATCGGGCCGACGTGCGGCAAAAAGTCTTCACCGGCTTCCGCAAGTTCAACGTGCAGGCGGTGATGAACAACCTGGTCTGGGGACTCGATCACCGCATCTACGGCGCCGGCTCCAGTAACGGCGGGCAAATCAGGCCGGCCGATCGACCCGACGCCAAGCCCTGGCTGCTCGCGCGCAACGACTTCCGCTTCGATCCGCGCCACTGTGGCTCCGGGGCAAGTGGCTTCGAGTTGATTTCGGGCGGGGCGCGGTTCGGCAACACCTTCGACGACTGGGGCAACCGCTTCATCTGCAACATTCGCAACCCGGTCGAGCACGTGGTGCTGCCGGGCCGCTACCTGGCACGCAATCCCTATCTGCCGGTCGTCTCCGCCCTGCACGACGCCGCCGAGTCGGGCGACGCGCTGCCGGTGTATCGCATCAGTCCGCCCGAAGCGTGGCGGGTCGTCCGGGCGGCACGCATGGTGGCCGAAGCCAACCCGGCCACGCCGCGCAGCGAAACCAACGCCGAAGGCTACTTCACCTCGTCGAGTGGATTGACCATCTACCGCGGCGCCGCCTACCCTCGCGAGTTCTATGGCAACGCCCTTCTGGGCGAGGTGGCCGGCAACCTCGTACACCGGCAAGTGCTTTCGCCCGACGGGGTGACGTTCCGCGCGGTCCGCGGCGACGACCATACGGAGTTCGTGCGATCGCGCGACAATTGGTTCCGGCCGGTGAACTACGTCAACGCACCCGACGGCACGCTGCACATCCTCGACATGTACCGCGAGACGATCGAGCATCCCTGGTCGATCCCCGACGACATCAAAGCCGAGCTCGATCTGGAAAGTGGCCGCGACCGCGGTCGAATCTATCGGCTGGCCCCCGTCGGCTTCCAGCCGCCGGCCCCGCCAAAGCTGGGCGAGGCGAGCGATGCCGATCTGGTCGCGCAATTGGAGAATCCGAATTCGTGGTGGCGCGAGACGGCGCAGCGGTTGCTGTTCGAGCGGCAGCCGCACGAGGCCGTGGCGCCGCTACGTAAGCTGCTCAAGGAATCGAAGAACCCATTGGCGCGGCTGCACGCGCTCTGGTCGCTCGAAGGTTTGTCGGCGTTGAGCGACGACGACTTGGCGCTGGCCCTTGCGGATGCAGCTTCCGGAGTCCGCGAGCATGCGGTGCGGATCGCCGAGCCGCGCTTGCCGCAGGCGCCGCCCCTGGCCGAGCGAGTGATCGAACTGGCCGACGACGACGAAATCCGCGTTCGCTTCCAGGTGGCGTTCACACTTGGCGAGTTGATTCGCTCGGCCGCCGACGAAGATGTTCGCGCGCGTGCTTCAGTGGCGCTGGCAACGATTGCCCGCCGCGACGGCGCAGACCTGTGGGTCCGCACCGCCGTGTTGAGCTCGGCCAACGAGTCGGCGGCCCGCTTATTGCTAGAACTGCTGGCCGACAAGGACTTCGTCATCGGTAGCGAAGCCCCGCCGCTGGTGCGCGATTTGGCGACGGTGCTCGGCGCTCGGAACAAGCCCGCTGAGATCGCACCGGTGATGGAGGCCTTTGCCAAGCTCGGTCCGAAGGCCGCCGGCGTAGCGTCGCCGTTGATCGTCGGGCTCGGCAACGGCCTGAAGCGATCCGGTAAGAAGCTCGCCGACGTTGTGCCCGCCGGCTCCGCTTCGGCCCATCGCATCCATCACTTGTATGAGAGCGCACAGACCTTGGCCGCGGACAGCACGGCCGCCAGCGATCCACGGCTGGCCGCAATCGAGCTGCTGGCCACGGCGGATTTCTCACGGTCCAGAGAAACGTTGGCGGCGTTGCTGGCGCCCCGCGAGCCACAGTCGCTGCAAATGGCGGCCATCCGTGCGTTATCGGGCTACGCCGATGCTGAGGTGGCGCCGCTGTTGTTGAAAAACTACTCGGCCCTGACGCCGGGCGTGCGCGGCGAGGTCATCCAGGCGTTATTGGCACGCGCCGATCGCATTGGCCCGCTGCTCGATGCGGTCGAGGCCCGCCGCGTCGGCTCGGCCGACATTCCGCCTGCCCGGCGGACGCTGCTCGTGCAACATGGCGACGCCGCCATCCGCAATCGGGCGGGACGCTTGCTCGCCGCCGACACGAAGCGCCGCAACGTGGCCCTGGCGGAGTATCAATCGGCGCTCAAGTTATCGGCCGACCTCGGCCGCGGGCAGGCCGTGTTTCAGCGCGAGTGTCAGGCCTGCCATCGGCTTGGCGAGCGAGGCCACAACGTGGGGCCGAATCTGCTCTCGGTCCGCAACCGCACGCCCGCCGAAGTTTTGGCCAACGTGCTCGATCCGAACCGTGAAGTGGCACCAAATTTTCAGGAATACATCGTGCTGTTGGACGAGGGGCGGACGATCACGGGCATCATCTCGGAAGAGACGGCCACCAGCGTCACGTTGCGGCGGGCCGAAGGGATCGAAGAGACGGTGCTGCGGCAGAACATCGAGGAGATTTCCGGCACAGGCCGCTCGCTGATGCCGGAGGGTTTTGAGAAGAAAATCGCCCCCCAAGAAATGGCCGATCTGGTCGCATATTTGCTGCGCGGTTAGCACTATAGCCGAGAATGAGGCCAGAATAAGCGGTGGGCTGGGGCAGAGCTTGGCCGGGCGCGGCTGGATTTGCCAACACGCCCTGCGGCCAAGCGATGCCCCGGTAGCAGCGCCACCGGGGCATCGCTGGCCGACGGCGTCATGGGGATTGCAAGACCGCGCCCGGCCAGCTTATGCCCCAGCCACCGCCGTGAACCCAAACCCAAAATCGAAAATCCAAAATCGCTTCAGGTTCAAAAATGCACACGAAACTCTCCTTGTTTACCGTCGCCCCGGTACTACTGCTGGCCGGTCTGGCGTCGCGACCGGTCGCGGCCGACGACGAGCCGGTGCCGGCCGCCGTATCGCCACGAATCACGATCGACCAGGACCCCGATACGCTACTGACGCGCGTGGTCATCGAAGCGAAAGACGGGGAAGTGGCCTGGGCCGATTTGATGGCCGGTCTGGCAAAAGCCAAGGGCTTCGACAGCGACGCCTTGGACGACGTGCCGCGACACCGGTCATTCGACCTCAATCGCCGGCACACGCGGCTGGTGCTGGGACTGATGAACGTACTGATGGAGTCGAGCGGCATTCGTTTTGCTGTGCTCCCTCCGCAACCCGCCGACGCGGAACCAAAGTTGCAAGTCACGCTCGACCGTCGCGCCATGCTGGCCTCGAAGCGGCGATTCGAAAAAGTGCTTAGGCTGGCCGCGACGGAGCGACTGGCCGACACTCCCTTGCGGCGAGACTATGGTCTCTCGTGGCCCGACGGCGCGCAGCCGGCGGTGGGCGACGCGGTGGTGGTGTTGCACGGCCTCGGCTCGACGCCCGAAGAACATGCCTCGCTTTCCGCCGATCTGCGGCGTGCGGGTCTGCGCGTGGGCGAGTTTGCCTATCCGGGCGATGAGCCGCTGGACGATTCGGCGAAGCTGCTGGCGCGCGAGCTGAGGCAGTTCCGGCGCGATCGGCCGGCCGTGCGCCTGCGGTTGGTGACGCTGTCGATGGGCGGACTGGTGGCGCGGCGCGTGCTGGAAGACCCGGCCCTCGACCCCGGTAACGTCGCGCAGCTTGTGATGGCGGCGTCGCCCAACCACGGCTCGGCGCTTGCCTATTGCGGCTTTGCCTTGCAAATCTGGCAGTTTCTCGACGACCCCAAAGCGCGCAACGTGGCCGAACGGTTCTACGCAACGGTCGAAGACGGGCTGAGCGAAGCCGCCGACGATTTGCGGCCCGATTCGTTGTTCTTGAAGGAGTTGAACGCTCGATCGCGAAACCCGCACGTGTACTATGCTCTGTTGTTGGGAACCGGGGCACGGCTCAGCGCGCACGCGGTTGCCGAGTTGCGTCAGCGCGTTGCCGAGGCCAAAGAGCGCCATCGGGTGGTGCAGTTCTTGGCGCCGAAGATCGAGCGCGTGCTGGCCGACGGCGACGAGTTGACCTACGGTAAGGGCGACGGCGTCGTGGCGGTCAAGAGCGGCCGCCTGGACGGCGTCGACGACACCATGACGCTCGACTTCGATCATCTCTCCCTCGGCCGGCCGCCGCAGACCGAAGGAGAAAAGCACTTACGCGCCGAAATCTTGAAGCGGCTCGCGCAGCCGATTTGAGGCGACAGGTTTCAGGCGTCAGGACAAAAGCGGCGTCAGGTTTCAGGCGTCAGGCATCAGGACAAAAACGCCTGACGCCTGACGCCTGAGGATGGTGGCCGGGTGATTTTGGCACGTTGAATGCTCCCTTTCTCGGAATACTTTCTTCCTGAGGAGGACAACATCATGGCCGACGAAGAATGGGGACTCTGTAAAGATTGTATGTGGTTCCAGATCGAGCCGACCGCGGAACCCGAAGACGAAACGATGGGCCTGTGTATCGACGAAGACTTGCAGCGGTTCCGCCTGCGGGTGTCGGGCAACAGCGGGTGCAATCGTTTTATGCACGGCGAAGTGGCTCACGCGGCCGGATCGAGCGCCGCGCCGCCCGTCGCCGAGCCGGTGCGCTGACGGAGCCGACAGATGCGCCGCGCGCGGCGCATCTGCCACGTAGCCCTTTCGCTCCGCGAGAGGAAAGCCGTTTACCTCGCGACCATGCGACGCGCGTGTCCCATCGGCCCCCTGCCGCAGACTACAGACCGCCGTCACTTGCGCCGCGCGCGGCGCAAGTGAGCAGCATGACGGACGACACCCCTCCAACTGTAAAGTCGCAAACCTTATGTCTGATGGCTTTACGCTTCCGCGACGGAAGGTATCGACATCCGCTTGTTACAAGCGCGCCCCTTCAGGCATTTCGAAGATGGCCAATTCGCGCCAAAACGATGCCGGGCGATCAATACTGACTAGCTAGGCCGTCCCGTAATGCACTCGACGGCCTAGGAAGGCCATCCTCCGCGCCTCCGATCACTCCTTCTTGTGCGGCGGCGGGGGTGGCGGCACGGGCCGGATGACGCGAGTCTCGCCCGGCGGCGCCGCTGGTGCGGCGCTGGCGGGCGGCGGCGTCTTTCGCGGCGGCGGAGGCGGTGCGCTAAGTGTGCGTGCAGGCGCTTTGGCGTCGGGGGCAATCGCATCCGGCGGCGGTGCGGCGGAAGGCCGAGCTACCTTGGGCGCCGGCGGCGGTGCCACGCGCATCGCTTGTGCCGGCCCGCTCCCGCCGATCGCGCCAAGCTGGTGCGACCCGCGCACCACCACGCGCACGCCGCCGATGTCTTGATCGTGGCCCGGCTCGACGTGCGTCGATTTCTCCGTCGCGAAATCGACGCACACGATCTGGCCGTCGGCAAAAGTATACTGGCAGGCCAGCGGACGCGCGCCTCGCGCATAGACCTGGCAAGCACGGTTGTCGCTGCCGATCTTTACGGGCGTCGTTCCCAAGCTGACCGTGACGACTTCCTTGCCGCCGTAATGCACCTCGAGCCAGGCCTGCCGGAAGGCGGCTTCGACCAGCGCCAGCATGATGCCGATCGCCGCGCCAAGAACCGCCGCGCCGAGCAGCCCGCCGGCGCCACCCGGCAATACCGAGGCCAGGATGAAGGCCAGTCC is from Pirellulales bacterium and encodes:
- a CDS encoding trypsin-like peptidase domain-containing protein codes for the protein MPARVNCPACQTTLAVNAACGEGTVLRCPKCRHEFAIRLRPAVPPVTAWPASDPLSAPLPSQPSRQLPRRQTSLRPPARAAAHDSGSSMLWIGIGAGAAVAVALVVLILIVTRISSPAADQQQIAAAPAPDATQPATPAPVTASPATNPPAVASPPAASPPAVATAANPSPAAATPQSPVGQPVSSLTPGMSPPLAASPVPPASSAPTGPTLAYRFNSGEEYAYSFTVKAEVAGAADQTSGMCSLALSREAAPPEFAARQKSGQGSGSGFVVTSDGYVVTCAHVVEGSTKIDVAVAGQSYPGQVFAFDKAHDLAVVRIIGSNLPTVPLGNSDTVELAQEVRAVGYPLSTVLGDSVKITRGTLAGIVNTDGRKLFQVDASINPGNSGGPLVNEMGHVVGVASAKLAGEDVDGVGFAVPANEVLTLLRSKGITPASASGGEKLDGPNLARRVTPAVAMLKVTIGPGGYGLANRLLLDFSGHVSTSQMRTVGRMRVPGAPRLESERGKLLLSERGELLEATGNVQVPYLFGPLGALIFEPLGSADERTWQTQRVTALTQIIGEESNSPLPMRFRHRGRSPFAQSQTKVVVTPAMETSSYELAGTNGDLVSIRKRYTFQTLQPAGTPPVAQVTGEGTITFNRAKGFAEKLEYKATLVRSVSKVSVTVPLTLQWHRLDQQTLDKNRAEAKANMEAAKKAAAEQKARDAAPPTPQRVDEVLEDLSIAKEWHERMKPLDALARMQPLDQRRAQVTKAVEPLMRDGNFAVRDKAIQIMGRWGTNETVPVLLKMLEQLDSGIRHKTIEALGAIADPTAAKEVAALVPEQSDRQAAVTALKKMGKVAEPAVIGLLKHHDSQVRYQGCQILEAIGGPKSVPAIRRLLQDEKDGLVRLAARGALDRLAKK
- a CDS encoding redoxin domain-containing protein; its protein translation is MYRSIRVLPLLAAAFLFCLAPLAAEEAKKPDDAGTQAGHSLHGEVFNEGPRQRAYLMGGTGNVSMKITTKSPETQQFFNQGLGQLHGFWYFEAERSFRQAAALDPDCAMAYWGMAMANRDNAKRGRGFIAEAVKRKGGAGPHELAWIDALDRYLAPGPDNKPQDDQQRRRQLVRDLEMMVHDHPEEIEARAFLAVLIWENSSHGIPIASHEAVASLLREVHAANPMHPAHHYVIHLWDNEKPARAVPSAARCGQSGPAIAHMWHMPGHTFSKLQRYVDAVWQQEASARVDHAHMIHDGVMPDQIHNYAHNNDWLVDNLTFIGRVRDAVDLAANLAELPRHPKYNRPGGPGSNMMGRRRLLAILPQFELWDDLLRLAQTPCLEPSDVEDDQVRRHRALGAALIAKSNLTDGKTHIVALQGLQTKINAEQEKAAVDAEAKAKADKKPDDQVAKARADAADRFKGRLETIAAALDELHGRWALAGNDASAALSHFEKVKDLGKEFLSRIELQTGNKAKAEQLAREAVSQGKNRVLPLANCVEVLFECGKPAEATEEFRKLQGMSAFIDRDVPIFKRLDELAPKLGLPSEWRLPYQPAGDIGERPDLASLGPFRWHPSPASEWTLPDDHGDAVSLSQYRGRPVVVIFYLGFGCLHCVEQLNAFGPMQAEFARLGVELVAISTDDVGKLRGSLEARASTGAPPLPIKLLSDAGLGVFKSYRAFDDFENLPLHATVLIDNAGLVRWQDISYEPFTNAKFLLDEAKRLLGL
- a CDS encoding PVC-type heme-binding CxxCH protein — translated: MNRLTSLFTAALIAACFFSAAATLGDEPLPRTPPLEPAAALKSFETRPGFEMQLIAAEPLVTDPVAMVYDENGLAYVAEMSDYPYTDKTTDKPFVERTMDRPIGRVRILEDTDADGDFDRGTIFAGAFSWPTGLALWKGGVFVAATPDIWYLKDTDGDHRADVRQKVFTGFRKFNVQAVMNNLVWGLDHRIYGAGSSNGGQIRPADRPDAKPWLLARNDFRFDPRHCGSGASGFELISGGARFGNTFDDWGNRFICNIRNPVEHVVLPGRYLARNPYLPVVSALHDAAESGDALPVYRISPPEAWRVVRAARMVAEANPATPRSETNAEGYFTSSSGLTIYRGAAYPREFYGNALLGEVAGNLVHRQVLSPDGVTFRAVRGDDHTEFVRSRDNWFRPVNYVNAPDGTLHILDMYRETIEHPWSIPDDIKAELDLESGRDRGRIYRLAPVGFQPPAPPKLGEASDADLVAQLENPNSWWRETAQRLLFERQPHEAVAPLRKLLKESKNPLARLHALWSLEGLSALSDDDLALALADAASGVREHAVRIAEPRLPQAPPLAERVIELADDDEIRVRFQVAFTLGELIRSAADEDVRARASVALATIARRDGADLWVRTAVLSSANESAARLLLELLADKDFVIGSEAPPLVRDLATVLGARNKPAEIAPVMEAFAKLGPKAAGVASPLIVGLGNGLKRSGKKLADVVPAGSASAHRIHHLYESAQTLAADSTAASDPRLAAIELLATADFSRSRETLAALLAPREPQSLQMAAIRALSGYADAEVAPLLLKNYSALTPGVRGEVIQALLARADRIGPLLDAVEARRVGSADIPPARRTLLVQHGDAAIRNRAGRLLAADTKRRNVALAEYQSALKLSADLGRGQAVFQRECQACHRLGERGHNVGPNLLSVRNRTPAEVLANVLDPNREVAPNFQEYIVLLDEGRTITGIISEETATSVTLRRAEGIEETVLRQNIEEISGTGRSLMPEGFEKKIAPQEMADLVAYLLRG